CGGCGCTGGAGTGGGCGGACCCGTGGCCACCGATCCGGTCTGCCAAGGACGTCGAGGACGAGAAGCCGGCCGCGCGGGTCGAGGACGAGCTCGCCGACGACGCCGCGGACGAAGACCCCGACGACGTGCGCGAGGACCAGCGCGAGGACGAGGTCGAGGGCCAGGTCGAGGACGAGCTCGTCGACGACGTCAAGGAAGACGCCGGCGAACTGGCGGACCTGGAGGCGGCAGCGCCGACCGCGGAGACCGACGAGGAAGCGCCGGTCGAGGAAGCGCCGGTCGAGGAAGCCGCAGTCGAGGACGCCGAGGCCGAGGGCTACTACCTCGAGTCGGACTTCGACGACCTGGCCGAGTTGGACGAGATCGCCTTCCCCAGCCCGGGAGTGCCGCGTTCCACATGGTTCCTGGCGATTGCGGCCTTGGTCGCGGTGGCCTTCGGCGGCGGGATCCTCATCCAGAAGCACCACGACGCCCATCTGGTCGACCCGGCGGCGCTCGCGGCCGCACAGCTGCAGCAGGCCTCGGTCGCCGGTGCCGCCGGTCCGACGCTGACCGGGACGGTCGTTGCGGTCAGCCCGACGCAGTTCACCGTCAAGGATGCGCAGGGCAATCAGCACAAGGTCGCGGTCACCGACCAGACCCCGATCATCAAGAAGCTTTCTCTGAAGGACCCGGCCAACGGCTCCGCCCAGGGACTGGT
This genomic window from Sporichthyaceae bacterium contains:
- a CDS encoding DUF5666 domain-containing protein, which encodes MPGAPPRHLDLAWSSPASPWETPAPLAAPEGATVPALEWADPWPPIRSAKDVEDEKPAARVEDELADDAADEDPDDVREDQREDEVEGQVEDELVDDVKEDAGELADLEAAAPTAETDEEAPVEEAPVEEAAVEDAEAEGYYLESDFDDLAELDEIAFPSPGVPRSTWFLAIAALVAVAFGGGILIQKHHDAHLVDPAALAAAQLQQASVAGAAGPTLTGTVVAVSPTQFTVKDAQGNQHKVAVTDQTPIIKKLSLKDPANGSAQGLVNGSQVIVQGTSDADGTLQASAVVVQ